One Gossypium raimondii isolate GPD5lz chromosome 3, ASM2569854v1, whole genome shotgun sequence genomic window carries:
- the LOC105797111 gene encoding putative pentatricopeptide repeat-containing protein At1g77010, mitochondrial, translated as MTMELDHQYYGRLLQSCTTRNSILLGKQLHLFFLKKGILGSTLTVGNRLLQMYARCGTMAETWKLFDEMPQRNCFSWNTLIEGYMKSGNKEKSLELFQLMPHKNDFSWNLVISGFAKAGELEVAGALFDDMPKKNGFACYSMIHGYARNGEAKKAIELFKESGSLGDAFVLATVIGACVDLGAIEYGKQIHAHMVVAGIELDPVLCSSLINLYGKCGDLDGASRVLNLMTEPDDFSLSALISGYATCGRMTDARRIFDRKSDPSVVLWNSLISGHVLNNEEIKALALFNKMREKGVREDFSSIAVILRACSSLYILEHVKQMHGHAHKVGAVSDVIVASTLIDSYSKFGKPNDACKLFSELEAYDTILLNCMITVYSSCGRIEDAKQIFMTMPNKSLISWNSMIVGLSQNGCPVEALDLFFKMNKLNLRIDKFTLASAISACASISSIELGDQVFAKATHIGLESDQIISTSLVDFYCKCGLVEYGRKIFDTMTKSDEISWNSMLMGYATNGHGFEALLLFNEMINAGVAPTDVTFIAVLSACDHCGLLEEGRKWFNSMKRDYHYDPGIEHYSCMVDLFARVGCLEEAMDLIGEMPFKADASLWLSVLRGCVAHGDKTLGKEVAERIIELDPGNSSAYVQLSSLFATSGEWETSAIVRKIMREKQIQKNPGFSWADS; from the coding sequence ATGACCATGGAGCTTGATCACCAATATTATGGTCGTTTGCTTCAATCTTGTACAACCCGCAACTCCATTCTCCTAGGAAAACAGCTCCACCTCTTTTTCCTCAAAAAGGGTATCCTCGGTTCCACTCTTACAGTAGGAAATCGCCTCCTCCAAATGTATGCGCGGTGCGGTACAATGGCTGAGACTTGGAAACTGTTTGATGAAATGCCGCAGAGAAATTGTTTTTCTTGGAATACACTAATTGAAGGGTACATGAAATCTGGAAATAAAGAGAAGTCATTGGAGTTGTTCCAGTTGATGCCGCATAAAAATGATTTCTCCTGGAACTTAGTCATTTCCGGGTTTGCCAAAGCGGGCGAGTTAGAAGTTGCAGGGGCTTTGTTTGATGACATGCCTAAGAAAAATGGGTTTGCTTGCTATTCGATGATTCATGGTTACGCTCGGAATGGGGAAGCAAAAAAGGCTATTGAGCTGTTTAAAGAATCGGGATCTTTGGGTGATGCATTTGTGTTGGCAACTGTTATTGGGGCATGCGTTGATTTGGGAGCTATAGAATATGGGAAGCAGATTCATGCACATATGGTGGTTGCGGGAATAGAGCTTGATCCAGTGTTGTGCAGTTCTCTGATAAACTTATATGGGAAATGTGGTGACTTGGATGGTGCAAGTCgtgttttgaatttgatgacaGAACCGGATGATTTTTCTTTGTCTGCATTAATTTCTGGTTATGCAACCTGTGGCAGAATGACTGATGCAAGAAGAATATTTGATAGAAAAAGTGATCCATCTGTTGTTTTATGGAATTCTTTGATCTCAGGACATGTTTTGAACAATGAGGAAATTAAAGCATTAGCTCTTTTTAATAAGATGCGGGAAAAAGGGGTTCGGGAAGACTTTTCTTCGATTGCAGTTATTCTGAGGGCCTGCAGTAGTTTATACATTTTGGAACATGTCAAACAGATGCATGGTCATGCTCATAAAGTTGGTGCGGTCTCTGATGTTATCGTAGCCAGCACTCTGATTGATTCTTACTCCAAGTTTGGAAAGCCTAATGATGCTTGCAAGTTGTTTAGTGAGCTTGAAGCCTATGATACAATCTTGCTTAACTGTATGATCACTGTGTATTCCAGCTGTGGAAGAATTGAAGATGCAAAGCAGATTTTCATGACAATGCCAAATAAAAGCCTGATATCATGGAATTCAATGATAGTAGGTCTGAGTCAAAATGGTTGTCCAGTTGAGGCATTAGATCTATTCTTCAAGATGAATAAATTAAACCTGAGAATCGACAAGTTTACTTTGGCTAGTGCCATCAGTGCCTGTGCTAGCATCTCCAGTATTGAACTTGGTGATCAAGTATTTGCTAAAGCTACTCACATTGGACTTGAATCTGATCAAATAATATCTACCTCCCTTGTTGATTTCTACTGCAAATGTGGTTTAGTTGAATATGGGCGAAAAATATTTGACACAATGACAAAATCAGATGAAATCTCTTGGAATTCCATGCTGATGGGTTATGCTACTAATGGTCATGGGTTTGAAGCATTGTTGTTGTTCAATGAAATGATAAATGCTGGTGTAGCGCCAACTGACGTAACATTTATAGCAGTCCTGTCTGCCTGTGATCATTGTGGACTTCTAGAGGAGGGACGAAAGTGGTTTAACTCAATGAAAAGGGACTATCATTATGATCCGGGGATAGAGCACTACTCTTGCATGGTTGATCTTTTTGCCCGTGTTGGTTGCCTTGAGGAAGCAATGGATCTCATAGGGGAAATGCCTTTTAAGGCGGATGCAAGTTTGTGGTTATCTGTTTTGAGAGGCTGTGTTGCGCATGGAGACAAAACTCTTGGAAAGGAGGTGGCAGAGCGGATTATCGAGCTCGATCCTGGAAACTCCAGTGCTTACGTACAGTTATCAAGCTTATTTGCAACCTCTGGTGAATGGGAAACGTCAGCTATTGTTAGAAAGATAATGAGAGAAAAGCAAATTCAGAAGAATCCTGGTTTCAGTTGGGCTGACAGTTGA
- the LOC105797115 gene encoding uncharacterized protein LOC105797115 isoform X2 yields the protein MAPRPPFKPSSIAPLPLPSPFTQFSYQPNMFDPTKELPKSYVSLSDHLTGGFSDCNDSYDRAMNYGPKVQKTAQNYANYSSWNTLEGRFEAETLMADDESGISSPPLWKSSPQHENNVNYRCLSPSSRAQAIARGQKELMEMVSKMPESCYELSLKDLVEHQPVVVVEPKQESFAQGRGSNSIDERKYKNEKQNSQKQQLSRSGSLVDNGGFLLKMVFPVSLGSKKKKKMKKNTSKKNDPNTNGNSKVSPKPTVADASGKTVDKDWWKKRSGSSESDSSGSTIKSGSTKSIRSSSSGSGRSYRSISTTSRRHRRSGCLAFIFPKKTKALRSKEANPQS from the exons ATGGCTCCACGCCCACCTTTTAAACCATCTTCAATTGCTCCCCTGCCTCTTCCTTCTCCTTTCACCCAATTTTCTTACCAACCAAACATGTTTGATCCTACCAAAGAACTGCCCAAATCTTATGTCAGTTTGTCGGATCACTTAACTGGAGGATTCAGTGATTGTAATGACAGTTATGATCGTGCCATGAACTACGGTCCCAAAGTGCAAAAAACTGCTCAAAACTACGCAAATTACAGCAGTTGGAACACCTTGGAAGGGAGGTTCGAAGCTGAAACATTGATGGCGGACGATGAGTCCGGAATTTCCAGTCCTCCTTTATGGAAATCCAGTCCTCAACATGAAAACAACGTTAATTACCGGTGTCTATCGCCATCGTCGAGAGCTCAAGCCATAGCTAGAGGCCAAAAGGAGCTTAtggaaatggttagtaaaatgcCCGAGTCTTGTTACGAGCTTTCGTTGAAAGATCTCGTGGAACATCAGCCTGTCGTTGTTGTGGAACCGAAGCAGGAGAGTTTCGCCCAAGGGAGAGGTTCAAATTCGATCGATGAACGCAAGTACAAGAACGAGAAGCAGAACAGTCAGAAACAGCAACTTAGTAGGAGTGGGAGCTTAGTAGATAATGGAGGGTTTCTTCTAAAAATGGTGTTTCCAGTTTCGTTAGGGtctaagaaaaagaagaagatgaagaagaataCGAGTAAGAAGAATGATCCTAACACGAATGGTAATTCAAAAGTTTCTCCAAAGCCGACTGTAGCAGATGCATCTGGTAAGACTGTAGATAAAGATTGGTGGAAGAAGAGATCGGGGTCGAGCGAGAGCGACAGCAGCGGATCAACTATAAAGAGTGGCAGCACCAAAAGCATCCGTAGCAGCAGCAGTGGCAGCGGCAGAAGCTACCGGAGCATCAGCACTACCAGCCGCAG GCATAGGAGAAGTGGTTGCTTGGCTTTTATCTTCCCTAAAAAAACCAAAGCATTGCGGTCAAAAGAGGCCAATCCTCAGAGTTGA
- the LOC105797115 gene encoding uncharacterized protein LOC105797115 isoform X1, whose product MAPRPPFKPSSIAPLPLPSPFTQFSYQPNMFDPTKELPKSYVSLSDHLTGGFSDCNDSYDRAMNYGPKVQKTAQNYANYSSWNTLEGRFEAETLMADDESGISSPPLWKSSPQHENNVNYRCLSPSSRAQAIARGQKELMEMVSKMPESCYELSLKDLVEHQPVVVVEPKQESFAQGRGSNSIDERKYKNEKQNSQKQQLSRSGSLVDNGGFLLKMVFPVSLGSKKKKKMKKNTSKKNDPNTNGNSKVSPKPTVADASGKTVDKDWWKKRSGSSESDSSGSTIKSGSTKSIRSSSSGSGRSYRSISTTSRRLFFFVQCRHRRSGCLAFIFPKKTKALRSKEANPQS is encoded by the exons ATGGCTCCACGCCCACCTTTTAAACCATCTTCAATTGCTCCCCTGCCTCTTCCTTCTCCTTTCACCCAATTTTCTTACCAACCAAACATGTTTGATCCTACCAAAGAACTGCCCAAATCTTATGTCAGTTTGTCGGATCACTTAACTGGAGGATTCAGTGATTGTAATGACAGTTATGATCGTGCCATGAACTACGGTCCCAAAGTGCAAAAAACTGCTCAAAACTACGCAAATTACAGCAGTTGGAACACCTTGGAAGGGAGGTTCGAAGCTGAAACATTGATGGCGGACGATGAGTCCGGAATTTCCAGTCCTCCTTTATGGAAATCCAGTCCTCAACATGAAAACAACGTTAATTACCGGTGTCTATCGCCATCGTCGAGAGCTCAAGCCATAGCTAGAGGCCAAAAGGAGCTTAtggaaatggttagtaaaatgcCCGAGTCTTGTTACGAGCTTTCGTTGAAAGATCTCGTGGAACATCAGCCTGTCGTTGTTGTGGAACCGAAGCAGGAGAGTTTCGCCCAAGGGAGAGGTTCAAATTCGATCGATGAACGCAAGTACAAGAACGAGAAGCAGAACAGTCAGAAACAGCAACTTAGTAGGAGTGGGAGCTTAGTAGATAATGGAGGGTTTCTTCTAAAAATGGTGTTTCCAGTTTCGTTAGGGtctaagaaaaagaagaagatgaagaagaataCGAGTAAGAAGAATGATCCTAACACGAATGGTAATTCAAAAGTTTCTCCAAAGCCGACTGTAGCAGATGCATCTGGTAAGACTGTAGATAAAGATTGGTGGAAGAAGAGATCGGGGTCGAGCGAGAGCGACAGCAGCGGATCAACTATAAAGAGTGGCAGCACCAAAAGCATCCGTAGCAGCAGCAGTGGCAGCGGCAGAAGCTACCGGAGCATCAGCACTACCAGCCGCAG ATTGTTCTTTTTTGTGCAATGCAGGCATAGGAGAAGTGGTTGCTTGGCTTTTATCTTCCCTAAAAAAACCAAAGCATTGCGGTCAAAAGAGGCCAATCCTCAGAGTTGA